The Rosa rugosa chromosome 3, drRosRugo1.1, whole genome shotgun sequence sequence ATTGATGAGATGAGGAATGAGTGGGCTAGGTTTGTGGTTAATAAATACGTGTAGAAGCCATCGCATATGTTTTTGGAAAGTATGATGAATTTTTGCTTGTACTGATAGATATCACATATGAAACAATTATCAGCTTTTGATTCATGCATGCATTGGTCTAGCTAGACTAGGAatgctttctttgtttgtttggtaGTTTAATTATCTACTTTGGATGTTTAGTTGTACTTGACAAATTCAACTTATATAGTTACACTAATGATATGGATCAATGTGGCTTTATATGTATTAATTGTTCATTTGGTAATATGTACTATTTTTGTGGTAATATACATGCAGCATTGTTTCTGCAAAATTGTTCCAGCTAGTTAGGTCATGATTGAACAAACAACAGTTCACAACCAAGTTGTGAAAACCATGCTCAAACAACAGACCCTAAAATAATCACACAGCTGGTTTATAATGCTCACACAATGGTTGATAAAAAgaatatgttgtctgagttcTCCTCACACAATTCGATAAGGCAATCAGTTGTCCAAGGTTCAGTCATACAACACAATGCAAAATAACATGTTGTCTGACTGTAAGAGGATTCAAAATTAAGGCTTCTCGTACAACAGTTACTAGATGTTAGCCAATTCGATTATAATATTCACACCACAGTTAAGACAATATAGCTGTTGTGTGAACCAACAACCAacaacagaaaataacaaaattctgttgtgtgagattcataacactcaacagaaataaaattatccctgttgtctgaatcaatcaacaGACAACAGATATCATTTCATTGGGTTGTCTGTTActtatctcagacaacaaagaaaaaattatgtctgttgtgtgttatgaatctcagacaacagataaaCAATATaattgttgtgtgttatgaatctcagacaacagctaaatttcattttctgttgtcTCAATGGCCATGCCAATGCCGAGGCATCCCCGCGCATGCCATGCCAAGCACATGCCTGCGCAGAATTCGCACAACAGAACTAAATATCTGTTGAGGAAATGAATATTGCACAACGGCAAtgtcaccgttgtgtgatttttcaatcacacaacactcgtttagaccacagtgaggctggtcatcacacaactccaaatctctgtcgtctgattcactTATTGTAGTAGTGTATGATTGTATTATTTGTGGAATTGATGACTTAAAGTTACTTTAAGCTCTTCTCTTTGTGTCTGTTCCtcttattcttttatttttcatatCATTTGGCACATAAATATTTGCCAATTAATTCCAGTAATCCTTGAAGATTTTGGTATTGCAATCCTTTGAAACTGAAAGGCACTTGATGAGCAACTATGTCTGCTAGCTAACGTTCCATGTTAGTTTCCATGCTTGTACTGTATACGTTAGTTTGTTATGTAGCAGTTGTGATGCTTGAGGGAAATCTATTCATAAAATTATGTGGAGAACTAAGTTTGCAATGGTGTCTTTTACACCTTTATTGCTATATGAGTTTAGgtagttgtggaattagtttaGGCTGGTAGCCGTTTATGAATTTCCTCAGCAGAAGTTATAGTCTGAATAGTTCCTTTTCCCATCAATCCTAGCCTACGAGCTAGAAGTGCATTTTGATGATCGTCTGTGGATTGTCAAAATTTGTTTTGCTGTGTTCTCACTTTCTAAAATCCTAGTGGTCTACATGTTTGAAGTAGGAGTTCATGTGTATTTGATTGCTGGAAACACTTTAGCATTCATTTAAGTTGGTTGCTAGCTATACTAAAGCATTTACCCAAATTGTTTTATATTCCAATACCAAAACATGGATTCATATCCATGTTATCCCAAACCTGTATATAGATTAGAATAGGCTAGTTCATAGATTTCGAACTCTATAAAACCCACAAGAAAAGTCATCGAGCTACGTACCATATCCGTGTGCAAAAGTACAACATTAGATGTTTTGGATTTGTGATATCCCCTCTTATCTTTCCGTACGTTCTCCCTCACTCCTGGTGGGGTGAAAATTTTTTAGAATAATTTTAGTAACTCAATAAGAAGATTTCTTACGTAGGAGGAGATATCCTATTTAAGGTGGAGCTCGAGATACCTAATTGAGGCGGGAATTTCTACTTGAGGTGAAAATATCCGGTTAAGGCACGAATATCTAGTCGAGGTGGAAATATCCAGTTGAGGCGGGGATACTGGTCGAGACGGGAAATTCTAGTCGAGGAGGAAATAACTTGTCGAGTAGGATCTCGATAGGAAGGAACCTTTCAAGGAGGATCTGAGTGAGGAGAGATTTGCTCAAGGAAAAGTCTGAGTGAGGTACAATCCCTTTGAGATATAATCTATTCGAGCACAAGATCCCTTCGAAGAAGAATTCTCTTGAGGTGGATCCGAATGAGGTAGAATCGGTCAGCGGGTTATTAGCTCATCCGAGTATGAAGCAAGCAAAAACACTTTCTCACGTTGTCCAAAGAGTGGCGTTATGGGTCCACTCACACATAACTTGCGGACCAAGCACACCACTACGTCGTGCACTAGTCGGAATATTCGCTCGAGCTCGCATATAAATACTTGATGGAGTAAACATTTGAGGTAAGCAATCAATCCATCTACACTCACTACAACTCAAACAATTACTGACTTAATCATCAGAGTCCCTTTTGCATGTACCCCTTCATTTTTAAGCTCGACTTgtcaaacacaaaatcaaacaTCAGAAATTGCTGACCAATTTCTCAACTGCAAATCTTTCATTCCCGCTCCAATCAGAAGAAGTGGTGAGGAAATTTTCTACAGAATTTTTCCGCACCAATTAACACTCGTTGGGGAATCCTGTTGCTTTTATATCAAACTATGATGATCTATGCCTACATATTAGAAAGGAACACAATTTTCTTCTTGACCAAAAAGGCAAAGATTCAAAGAAAGGAACACATTTGGCATCCCTTACGCTCAAGACGTGGGCAAGTTGAGCGCGAATTACACCCTCGTTATGTGTGTGGCGGTTAAAGTACACTAGCATAATCTAATGCCAATCGCTTATTCCGTTGAGTACGCTATTGCATAATCTGGATTATGCCAATCGCTTGTTCTACTGGATCTTTCGGACCCAGTTCATATCATATACAACACGACCGGGTCTGATTATAGAGATGATTTACTTCAACCAGCCTATCCTCTGTATGGGGCGTATGCGAAGGTTGGAATAGAGACACATTTTTGTTATAAATTCAAATTGTGGCAGATATCTGCCTGGTCAGATCAACAGTTCAAAGTCACGCGCTCCCATAATCCATTTTATCGTCGGAGAATTCACTTCAActattttttcaaaaatatgTATTTTACCAATGAAGAAATGTACAAATATTATGATCCTGTGTTGCCTCATGTTTCATCCCCTTGGAAGGGCTACAGGTATAGTGTGCAACTTGGTATCTGCAGCCAACTCATTAAACTACTGACTACTGAGTACTGATGGGTGTTCCAACTGAGGTTACATCTTCATTGATTAGGAAGATCACCTAAAATAtggaggcacaaacaaatcataACCGACTTCATTCCATCTTTAATTAACACCGATTGGGAAGATCACCTAAAAAATGAAATCACAAACGAACCTATAAGTGACTTCACCAACCTAGTTGACTGAAATTTCTTCTGTTCCAAGTTATTTCCATATCCTTCTTTTACCTTTCCCAACATCAGTCAATTCAGGCAAATTAATTAAGAACTCATTCAGGAAAGAACTCATTCCAAGTTTTCCCACATCTATAACCATGGTTCTGTACAGTGAAAAAGCTTCTATTATTAGCCTACAGAACCTTTCTTCATGACTGAATTGACGATTAAGTGTGGCTTGTTGTCAACCATCATGCCAGCTGAGAAAAAGTGGTTAAATGTAATAGTGGAGCATGGCAATTAAAGGAATGTTGTATGAAAAGGGGCTTTATGAATTGTGACTGATCCTTCCTCTATTCTGTTGTGAAACTATTGCTTATCTTTTTGATTCTTAGATTCTAAGAAATTGTAGATAATCTAACTCTAATTACCAATTATATAAAACACAAATTAGAGCATGACCAGTTGCCAACCCACACACCACCTTGAGCACAAAATGGTcacaatttctttcttttctctttggtaGCTAGAGGGATGGTCCAGGTATTGGGTTGGAGTGGAAATGAGAAGCAAGGTTGGAAAGGTATAGGGTGTGGACAAAATCATTCTTCTAGTTTATAATCACTTTCAAAGCAAACTAACTAAAAACACTATTAAACAAACCCAACTTAGTGGGTGTGTTACTTTTAAACTAATTATTCATCTGAAGTGTACCTTAAGTCACATGGCTGCAAACACATCCAAAACCCTATCATCATTTCAGAATATAGCTAGCTAGAGTAGTAGTAGTAGCTAGCCCTGGCTAAAACAAATGATGCTACTCCTAATGTTAATCTAATCTTTACCTAAGCAACAATAACTAAACTACTTGGGGAACCCATGGTGCGTAACAGTTGTTCACTGCTAAAGTTAGCAGTTGGTATCTAATTTCCCTTGATTCTGGTTTTGTGTGATAAAGTTGATATGATTTGGGGGTTTCATACTAATTATTGACTAATGCTTGATGATGAATTTATATAAATCTCACCTGATGTGGGGCAGTAGTAGTACAAGAATTTCATGGTTACTTACTGGTGTTAATGCTTCTGCAATTACAAGTTGGATTGAGGAAGCTGTTAATCATATTATTATGTCTGCACATATGATGACAAGCAACAAATTAATTTGATAATTCAATTTCTAAACTTGGTTGTACTTGCACCAACCACATGGGGGTTATAGCTTTCTTAGGTAATGTTAGATTGTCATAATAAAGAGGATTATGCAGATTGTTAGCTTTCTTAAGGTTCAATGTGTACTTTTGGTTGCTGTGTGATCTGGTTCAGAGTTTAATCATTtatttcctctttcattttctatttaacttttttataatttttctgGGTCAGTAAGATTTGTATTTGGTCGGATCACGGATGATATATAAACTTTGGCTTGTCAGATTTATGTATATTATGTCTATGGAATGTCCATGGAATCCAAGAACTAAGATTACATGGTAAAAGAGCAAAAATGGAAAACGGTTACAATATTGAGCATTTGAGCTAAAATTCATGAGATACAAAAATTCAAATGCAACTTCTTGGACTAAATCTCTCGCACACCGATCCTCATAACATGAATGAGGCATTAGAGTGATTGGTTGTATTAGCAAAACTTAACAAGAAATAAGGGAAGATGAGACGACCTTTTGTATGTTCACTCGGTAAGGTTACACTAAATACAACCCTAAACTTTCGGGGTTAAAATCTCATGATCACTCTCAAACACTTATGGCTTTTAGATCATGCATCAATGCTGGAGCAGAAATAATCAAACACAATTTTAGTCCTTTTGGTGGAAATGGAAAAATTGGTGAAACATACTCATTTTCATTTGGGCCCTGCAAGTACATGCCAGGAGACTGAGAATCAATATATGCTGGTGGTAAATGGGTAGGCATGAAGCACATAAACAGTTGCAGGGTTCATAAGAAGATGAAATGAGTTGAAAGCAAAGGCATAACTATAAATTGAGTGAGACTGAAAAGGATGTAGCATCTTTATGTATTAAAACTAATACTAAGAGGGGTTAATATAGCTTAGCTTGCAAAGATTACACAATGAAATAGAATGTGTGATCATCATCTCTTAATTTTGTTTAAGCTTGAATTGCATCACTAATTGATTGATGGCATCAACCACTTTTGTGGCTTAAATGCAGTTTTCATGGAGGTTAGCTCATTCATATCTTTCCTCATCAATAAGACTGTGCAGCTTATACGACCCATTATTACATATTACCTTTTATAACGAATAACCTGTCTTCtaatcttacccttttttttctttttttattcacTGCTGTAGTTTTCactatttttattattctttATACCAGGAAGGGTCTTGCATACCAAAAACGTACCCCATCATTTTATCTCATACAATGAGATGGAATTAAAGTTAATCAGGGAGTTTCTTGAATCTAGTGATACTCGCCCGGAGGTTTTATGGTAAAAATTGAGATGAAATCatgaaaattaaacaaaatatatagaAAGAAGCAAATGAGTTTAAAAAGACTTTACAGGTTCAAGTGTTTAACTCAAAATAGGATTTGTCACCCTGACATTACTATAGCGATATATTAGGTAGATTAGTATGATATTGTATCAAGACCGACTCCATACTGATATATTAATCTGTCGTAAAATATTTCTTCAAAATACAACAATTGAGGTATGGAGGGCTAGTTTCTCGATCCTAACTAGTTACACTTAGGCAGGTCAGGTTGGTTTTCGAGATGTGTAGACTAGCAGCGTCCTTCATTTGGATGGCCTTGGTCACCAAAATGGCAAAATAGGAGTTTTTATTGAGGTAGTATGCCTCTTATGGCCCTGATCCTACAttccgccccccccccccccccccccccccctcataAATGACTCAGGTCATTCAGGTTGTGGGATTGAAGGCTCCTCTAACCATTCTTCTTCTATTTATCTAGCGAGAACTAACTTTCTTAATTAGACGTATCTTTTATCCAGTACCATAAGTGCATGTTTAGTTCAGTTAACCAAGAATCAattttttcctttcaaatcgATGTAAATTTAATATTTTACCGACTTAATTTCCGAGCTTCATTATTCATTCCATAGAATAACATTGGTCAAAGGATGGAATCCCTTAAGATACTAGTTACCAACACTTACATTTGGTAGATTCCATTATTAACCCAATCACTTTCCCTCCCAAGCAAAATTAGACTACTCTAGAGTGTCAAGTACTTCACTCTATACTAGTATACATGTACTAAAACATACAAAAGAAGGGTGTATTTCCCTTTACTAAATTTGTATTGTCCATAAACCAAGTCACATGTGGAAAAAACCAGTATTAAACTACTAAcactttaattataaaaaaaagaaagaaagttaagTTTAAGAACTAAAACGTAATTAAATCACCCATAACATAACGTTAACGTTCCTCCAAAGTTTCTCATCCCCGGAAAAAGCCCACCTTCAACACTCTCAACACTCCCCGAATctcacccctctctctctctcttcctctacctactcctctctctttctcttcctctcccccaaaaacccagaaactcaaACACCCAAAATGCAGCTGCGTCTCCCCTTCAAAACCCACCTCTCAATTTCTCCAATTTCCTGAAAAAGGGTTCTCGGAATTCGCGTCTTTCTGCGTcaaagtttccatctttagaGAGGCAATGTGAGCCgggtttttttttcctaccATGGTGGCTGCCATTTCCGACCCGACCCATCTCCAGACCCAATCTCGGCCGCCGCTTCTTCCCTCCGACAAtgcctcctccgccgccgcagCCGTTCAACGACGCGTCGTCCTCCGCGGCAGGCAGGTCTCCTCCAAGTACATGTCcactccttctccttcttcttcaacctcgaCTTCTACCTCTACTACAGTCTCCTCCTCCGGGTCTTCCAGAAGATGCCCTTCGCCGCTGCTCTCGCGGTCTATGAACTCGTCTCCGGCGCCGAATTCCGGCCCGAAGCGGGCCCAATCGGCCGACCGGAGGCGACCCGGTACGGCCCGGACAGTACCGGAGCACCGGCTGAGCAATGCGGGTTCCGAAGTCTCCGCCGCCACCAGACTCCTCGTCACTTCCACCCGGAGCCTCTCGGTATCGTTTCAGGGCGAGGCGTTCTCGCTTCCGATTAGTAAGACCAAGGCGGCGGTAGGGGCTGCTCCGGCGAGGAAGGCCACGCCGGAGCGGCGGAGGTCGACGCCGGTGAGAAGAGAAGGAGATCAGGTGGAGAATTCTAGGCCCTCCGGCGGTGGTGATCAGCACCGGTGGCCGGCCCGGAGTCGGCAACCGAATTCGAATTCGGGTTATTCGAACCCGAATTTGAGTAGGAGTATGGACTGTAGGAGTGTGGAGAAGAAGAGTGTGAATGTGAATAATGGGGTTGGATCTGGTGTGGTAGCTAGGGCGTTGCAGAAGTCTATGATTGAGGAGAGTAGAGGATCGAGGTCAAGATCGTCTTTTGATGGTAGGTTGAGCTTGGATTTGGGGCATTTTGGGGGCAATGCTGAGGTTTTGAGGGGTGCTCAGCACAACCCAGATGCTAATAATGAGTCTTCTGTGCCGTCTGATCTCACTGCTTCCGATACAGACAGTGTTTCTTCCGGTAGCACTTCAGGTGTTCAGGACTCCAACAATGTGGCTTCTGCCAAGGCCGCACAAGTGGCCGCCCCTCGCGGCATTGCTGTGTCTGCAAGGTTCTGGCAGGAGACGAATAGCAGGTTGCGGCGGTTGCAGGATCCCGGTTCACCTTTGGCGACTAGTCCTGTGTCGAGAGCAGGGGCGGCGGGGAAGTATATGCAGGCGAAAAAGTTGAATGGGGAGAATCCTGCGTCGTCTCCGAGGACAGTGGCTTCTCCCATTAGAGGAGCTACTAGGCCGGCTTCGCCGGGGAAGCTGTGGACGTCTTCGTCTTTGTCACCTTCGAGGGGGAATGCTAGTCCTTCAAGGGTGAGGAATAGTTTTAGTGGTCCATTGAGTAGTGGTTATGCTGCTAGTACGCCTTCGTTTCTTAGTTTCTCTATTGATACCCGGAGAGGGAAGAAGGGGGAAGACCGCATTGTTGATGCACACATGCTCCGGCTTCTGTATAACCGTTATCTGCAGTGGCGGTTTGTAAATGCAAGAGCAGATGCTACATACATGGTGCAGAGAGTGAATGCAGAGGTATGGTTGTGGTATTATATTGccttttctgttttgatttcatgatcatttctatatatgtttggtgtttGTGTACTGTGTAGTCATAGATATTATTACCCCTGGTTGATCTATATTTCAACTGGTTCTTCCTCATTATATTATGTCTATCTAAGGTGGAGGTTTTGGATTCTATATATGCAATGTTTGGTTTTAACTGAATATGGAAATACTGAAGGCTGCATAATGGTTGATACAAATGGCATCAGATGTAATACAGGCATGAACTCTTGAATGAGGTGTGTACTGTCATCAGTTTTATTTTATAGTACTAGTGTGCTGGTGTCATTGAGACCAATGGAATGGTTAGATTAGGAAACGAATCAACCATTTAATTCGTGAAAGTTCTTATAGTGATTATTGAGTTGACCAATTGCCTATAAGGTAGATAAAAAACCTATGGAATGCTTTCAATGAAGAGGGATAACCATCCATCCAAGGGGGAGTTCTTTTTGAGGTGTTCTCTTTGCAGATTACGTGATTGCTCTTTCTGGTTTTCCATAAGATGGAGATTCCATATTGTCATGTTTATGGCTGCATTGGTGTCTTTTCACTTCCTACGACCTAACAAACTTATCAAATGAAACACTCATCGGCCAATTCATTATGGATGTCAGTATATGATTTAATTCTTGTCTTGGGTATGTACAATCAGAACCATTCATACTTGTCCACAAGCCCTTTCTTGTTAAAATGTTAATACTCTTACTTTGTAGAGAACCTTTCACTTGATGTCTTCATTTTAGTAAATGCTCATTGTGGAATTGACCAGACTTAATAGAGTGACGGGAGCAGAAGTTCAAATCCCTTTTTTTATCTGGAAATACTTATTTGAAGTAGCAGTTGATGAGTTGTCTACCTATTTTAATGGATCGACCGTACACTCATTTGAAAAAGCAGTTGACCTTATAACTGTCAAAGTATTAGACATAACCACTCCATTGTGCATCGACTGTACACTCATTTGAAGTAGCAGTTGATGAGTTGTCTACCTATTTTAATTTATAGACTGTACACTCATGGCCTATAAATAATTATTGAAACCCACCCAACAAAATCCATGATGAATATAAAATTTTGGTAATATCTATCTCATAGGTAtattaattcttcttttccacCTACAAATGAATCTGTGCTTTTCTGAACGTGTTCAAACTTTTTGACATGTATAAATTTGGTTGTACATAAGATTCCATGGTACATAGTAATCAAATTCATGCTTTCATTTGAACCACAAAAGAGTACTTGTACAGTTTGTTTAAGCTCTTTCACATCAAAAATTGATTAAAGTGTATTTATATGTTCCTCCACATATGAAAAAGGATTCTGTTGACAATTTCTGTTTGTCAATAGGGTCACAACAAGTTAGTTTGTTCTGGCATCTCTGGCTGCCTAATGCCTAagatgcaatgaaataagttaGTTGCTAAGCTGGTTGGGATTTCTAAGTTTATGTACAGTGCCGTTTCTGAATTTTTACTTTCTTTGGTTCCAGGAAAATCTTTGGAATGCATGGGTAACTATCTCAGAGCTACGACATAATGTCACACTTAAAAGGATCAAGTTACTTTTGTTGAGGCATAAGTTGAAGCTAACTTCTATCCTCAAAGGACAAGTAAGATTCATAGCTTTACCCTATTCATAGTGCTTGATTTTCTGCTCCAAATGTATTTACATATCATTGACTGGAATCTAAAGTGTTAAGCATTACTGATATGAGCAGCACCTgccattttttcttttaatgtaGTTGGCTCATTTTTCTAAAATATTCATGTTTAAGTTTCGTGTTGGCCTTCAAAACCTTTCCTGATGTGGGCTTGTGGTTTGCTACGTACAAAGTTTAGGGCTCTGAGTATGAGAGACGAAATTGATAACATTTACTGCTCTCATCAACCCAGTTCCCTATCTATTTTTAggatttttatttcattttgggACTCAAAATCATATCTTCTACTTCCATGACTTCCTTATTAGAACTTTGAACTATATATTCAAAGAAGTAAAAAACTGATAACGTCCTGTTGCTACCTCTGCACCCCCTGGATTTGTGTACTTGGTCTTTCTTTTGTTAAGCTATGTGGAATACTGAGGAgcttgttttctgaaaattactCAAGATATTGTGTTGATAGTATTACCTTGATATCCATAGTAAGTCAGATCATAATATTAGTACAAGTTAAATGCTTTCTGTGTTCTATATTTGGTCTTCTACATTCAACAAAAGGAAATATGTTGGAAGAATGTTCTGGCCACCCTGACCTCCTTTGTCCTATTACATCAAATGGCTGTATAATTAGAGCTACCTTGGTCCTATAAGGAATTAGTGTGTTTGTGTTAGCTTCCATTAGTTTAGCTGGAATCAAAATTCCTCATAGTATGATCGCATTACTTTGATGATCATAAACTACTCCTTATATGTCCTCTACAATGAGAATGGGATCTACTGTTGATGTAAATGCCGATTTGTTTCAAATTTTACTTTATGTTTTTCCTCACTTCATTTTTTCCTCAAATCATAAGTTTATTCATCTCAAATTGAAAAGAGAACCAAAAGAATTTTTTTAATTCCTTATGGAAATCTCTCCAACCAGAACAAGTTGGAACTAATGAAAGAAAACATGAATCTCAGACAAAAACATAATTGCAATTTAAGTCGTGCTAGTTTCTCGTAATGTGCAGAGGACTGCAATTGTTGTTCATTTGAATATTGATATTGATGGCTAATGGTAGTGATGATACTAGAAGTTTTATCTTATGGTTGTGGGGGAACTTTACTTTTGTCTAGCTTAGGGACAACAACACTACTTTCAATTATGTCTCTTATCTAATGGGAGCTTGGCTTGTAGTTGCAAAGAGAGGTGTTTGGGATATACTATTTCAGAAGCGAAAAATTTCTTATTGAAGCAATCTACCATGCTGTTTTCCATCGTCTTTAGGGAGGCATGTAACCTATGTCTTTTCCACTAAGAATACGTAATTAGAAAGGTAGATGAAGCTTGATTCATTATTAGATTTAACATTTGTTGAGTCCTTTTCCTGGTAAGACCCTAGGaaatttctctttcttcttctttggcgaGCATTGACCGAAAAGATGGATGACTTAGTTGCTTAGTCTAATTATTAATCTTTGTATTAAAGTCTCGTCTCCTGCATGATTTCAGTTCAGGGAAACCGTTTATTAGTGTCATTTTTATGTTAACAATTCTACTCTTTGTAACCTCAGTTGAGTGCTGCCAATAAATGCTTATACACTCTAGACTCTAGAGCTTGTGACTTGTTGAAGTACAGAGTTAAAAATGTcaatcttctcaaaaaaaaatgtcaatctCAAATCCGTTTTGTCGAATGTAGAAAATGGAACACGAATCATTTATCTATTGCCACTGATATGGTTTAGTGCAGCATCTATAGGTCCTCAAGGTTGTACTAGAGAGTGATTTCATGTGTGGATAGTGGAGCTATGGCCCCTGCATATGTGTGTCAGAGAGAGAGTGTCTGTGTCTGCCTGCATAGTAGTTAATGTCtttctgcaaaaaaaaataataataataataatcttgTCTTTCCGAGATTGTATCTCTAATCATGCAATGGAatctgtttcttttctcttcttttattttggttCAAATGGAATCTGTTTCTTTGTCTACCTGAATTAGACTTTTACCTTGCTCAgtcttattttaaaaaaaaaaatacaaaaaaaataataataataacaaaagaGAGTTATCCTTGCAGACTTTGATGGCTATGATTGCATTATGATTTTTCAAGTTTTACTTGATGTTTAAGCGCATACAGCTTCCTTTTTATTGAAAGTGTACTGCTGGTtttgttttgtcttttttttttttttttgtcttatatatatatatgtcattttCTTCATATTATCAATGTTGTTGAACTTGGTGATTGTAGATTACTTATTTGGAAGAATGGGCTCTTCTGGACAGAGATCACTCTAGTTCTTTGCTAGGAGCGAATGAAGCTTTGCAAGCCAGTACCCTTCGTCTTCCAGTCGTTGGAAAAGCAATAGTATGTAGTTTCTTTTTATGCTAAATTATATACAAGGCGTAGTACCTAAGGCTTGAACCTGGGAGCCATTATTATCCAAACACtttaacattttttattttatgttaggTTGACTTTCAAAAGCTGAAAGATTCTGTGGGCTCAGCAGCTGATGTGATGCAGGCAATGGCATCCTCGATATGCTCGCTTTCATCAAAGGTAATCTATTCCTTTTTGTCGTGACtctttttctgattttctaGTTGATATCATTAATATCGTCTCTTTTACAAGAATAGTTCAACTACATTCTGATTTTCTGTAAGTTCATGTAGTACCAAGCTAGCATATAAATGAACCTGATGGGAAGATCAGAATGAACTAGGTGCTGGATTGGAAAAGAAACTTTTGAATCGGGTAGAACGatcaccaaaaatttaatggtttagtatatataatatatttattTCTTCCCAGGCTAGATGAAGCCAATTCAAAAGCTTCTTTTCCAATCCCACACCTAGTtcatttatgtaatttttaaaGTACCAGCTGATTGACCCAACTAGCTAACCAACAGTCACTTACCTCACCCAACCCAACTGGATAGAGCAGCAGTCCCGATCATGATAACAGCCAGCGAGACCCACATTCTTAAGTTCCTGCATAGTCCACCACTTATGGTATACATTGTGGATAATTATAAATATGTTCACTAGGATGACCAAAAAGTAAAAAACTTTTGAAGATTCTTATTCTGATATGAAGAAAAGCAATAACTTGATGTGTCAATgtgagagaaaatgaaagaaaatatgtcTCGTGTATGAATTGACATCAACTGGCATTTTGTGGACCTGAGAAGGTTCCTTAAATCTGCAATGAAGAATCTTAACGACATTATGAC is a genomic window containing:
- the LOC133739621 gene encoding QWRF motif-containing protein 2, translating into MVAAISDPTHLQTQSRPPLLPSDNASSAAAAVQRRVVLRGRQVSSKYMSTPSPSSSTSTSTSTTVSSSGSSRRCPSPLLSRSMNSSPAPNSGPKRAQSADRRRPGTARTVPEHRLSNAGSEVSAATRLLVTSTRSLSVSFQGEAFSLPISKTKAAVGAAPARKATPERRRSTPVRREGDQVENSRPSGGGDQHRWPARSRQPNSNSGYSNPNLSRSMDCRSVEKKSVNVNNGVGSGVVARALQKSMIEESRGSRSRSSFDGRLSLDLGHFGGNAEVLRGAQHNPDANNESSVPSDLTASDTDSVSSGSTSGVQDSNNVASAKAAQVAAPRGIAVSARFWQETNSRLRRLQDPGSPLATSPVSRAGAAGKYMQAKKLNGENPASSPRTVASPIRGATRPASPGKLWTSSSLSPSRGNASPSRVRNSFSGPLSSGYAASTPSFLSFSIDTRRGKKGEDRIVDAHMLRLLYNRYLQWRFVNARADATYMVQRVNAEENLWNAWVTISELRHNVTLKRIKLLLLRHKLKLTSILKGQITYLEEWALLDRDHSSSLLGANEALQASTLRLPVVGKAIVDFQKLKDSVGSAADVMQAMASSICSLSSKVEEMNSLVSELVKVTTTERLVLEQCKDFLSTLSAMQVKDCSLRTHIIQLKRLPLPAA